From Leishmania braziliensis MHOM/BR/75/M2904 complete genome, chromosome 22, a single genomic window includes:
- a CDS encoding putative aquaporin, producing the protein MFTCRRSNQVEPPVSAGNPKNTTVARVADRPWVTDAINPVAASAPVPNTNTAVKKFSCLQSLHFDALTSAAVVEFIGTFLLVLTVSLSTVQNTEMAPISIGFLFMSLVFSFGYLSGGHINPMVTISVWLATSTGQGHATFSMRRLIMYVVAQMVGGMIAAFICAALNGREFPVPNMGVSLNTMLRGFLAESVFTFVLCSVFLHVAVSQQRNNSFYGFAIGFSVLCGGLTCDSISGGVFNPAVTTPLMIVRCLFSLSASACTSMPSLLVYWVSEAIGAMCASIVYVALQNVGDEV; encoded by the coding sequence ATGTTCACTTGCAGGCGCAGCAATCAAGTGGAGCCGCCGGTGTCGGCCGGTAATCCGAAGAATACAACCGTTGCCAGGGTGGCTGACCGGCCATGGGTGACCGACGCAATAAACCCAGTtgctgcgtcggcgccggtgccgaaCACAAACACCGCCGTCAAGAAGTTCTCCTGCTTGCAAAGTCTGCATTTTGACGCTCTCACGTCCGCAGCCGTGGTGGAGTTTATTGGGACGTTTCTGTTAGTACTGACCGTGTCTCTCAGCACCGTCCAGAATACGGAGATGGCACCCATCAGCATTGGATTCTTGTTCATGTCACTGGTTTTCTCCTTCGGTTACCTCAGCGGCGGCCACATTAACCCGATGGTAACCATCTCCGTGTGGCTGGCCACCTCCACCGGTCAGGGCCACGCCACCTTCAGCATGCGCCGGCTCATCATGTACGTTGTCGCGCAGATGGTGGGTGGTATGATAGCTGCCTTTATCTGCGCGGCTCTCAACGGCCGAGAATTTCCAGTGCCGAACATGGGGGTGAGCCTCAACACGATGCTACGCGGCTTCCTCGCTGAAAGTGTGTTCACGTTTGTTCTCTGCTCAGTTTTCCTGCACGTTGCGGTCAGTCAGCAGCGCAATAACAGCTTCTACGGCTTCGCAATCGGCTTCTCAGTGCTGTGTGGAGGCCTGACATGTGACTCGATTAGCGGTGGTGTCTTCAACCCTGCTGTGACTACCCCTCTCATGATAGTGCGATGCTTGTTCTCCCTCAGCGCGTCTGCGTGTACCTCGATGCCATCCCTGTTGGTCTACTGGGTCTCTGAGGCTATTGGGGCAATGTGTGCATCGATTGTGTACGTGGCGCTGCAGAACGTGGGGGATGAAGTCTAA